The genomic interval GACAGGAGCATCGTCATCCCGAGCAGATTCTTTTCTCCGCACGGAAAAAAAGACACTGGAAAACTTGCGCGGCATTTTGACGGGAGAGTCCGGCGAAACAAACGATTCGACGCCGGAAGAACAGAGTCTCAGAGTTCTGGAGATTCTCCGAAGCTGCGACTATTTGTGGACGCATTTTCCCGACGGACATCGGGGTCCTTCGCTTGAAAAAGCATTTTTAAACCGGGTCCGCGTGGAGATCGAATACTTTTTGAAGTCGATCGATACCGCCCTTTCGGAACTTTGAAAGGGCGTACCGCGGTAATCTTGATTCGGTCAGTTGTCTTTGGTTTTCAATACAGCGAGGAAGGCGGACTGAGGCAGCTCTACGTCGCCGACCATCTTCATCCGCTTCTTTCCTTCTTTCTGCTTCTCGAGCAGCTTTCTCTTTCGTGAGATATCGCCGCCGTAGCACTTCGCAAGAACATCCTTGCGCAACGCGTTAACCGTTTCCCTTGCGATAACCTGGCTGCCGATCGCGCCCTGGATCGCGATCTTGAACTGCTGGCGGGTGATTTCCTCCCGCAGCTGTTCGCAGACATGGCGGGCCTTGTCGTAGGCGTTCCCCCTGAAAGAAAGCTGGGACAGGGCGTCTACCGGCTTGCTGTTAATCAGAATGTCTATCTTGCACAGATCAGTCGGTTTAAAGCCGATCACGTCGTAATCGAAGGAAGCATAGCCCCTGCTCACGCTTTTCAGCCGGTCGTAGAAATCGAAGAGAACTTCCGCCAACGGCATTTCATAGACGATTTCCACGCGCTTTTGATCGAGATACTGCATGTTCGTCTGAATGCCCCGTTTTTCGACGCAGAGGCTCATGATATTGCCGAGATACTGGCTCGGCGTAATAATGGAGGCGCGGATATACGGTTCTTCAGAGCTCTCGATTTTTCCCTCGTCGGGATAGGAAGCCGGATTGTCGCACATCATTTCCTCGCCGGTTCGCAAATGAATCTTATAGGCAACGGAGGGCGCTGTGAAAATGACGGCCTGATCGAACTCCCGTTCAAGGCGTTCCTGAACGACTTCGAGATGGAGAAGGCCCAGAAATCCGCAGCGGAATCCGTGGCCGAGAGCTATCGAAGAATCCTTCTCCCAGGTGAGGCTCGCGTCGTTGAGCTTGAGTTTTTCAAGCGCTTCGCGAAGCTCGTCGTATTCGTTCGTATCCATGGGATAAATCGACGAAAAGACAACCGGCTTGACTTCCTTGAAGCCGGGCAGAGGGCCGGCAATCGGATCGTCGGCGTCTGTTATTGTGTCTCCGACTCGCACGTCCTCGATCGTCTTGATTCCGGCGATGATGTATCCTACGTCCCCAGCCGCGAGCTCCTTGGAAGGAACGAGCTTGAGAATGAAAATTCCGGTTTCCTCGACCTTGTATTCTGTTTTCGAGTTCATGAACAGAATAGTCTCTCCCGGGCGGATCGTTCCGGTGAATACGCGGATGTGGATGATTACGCCGCGGTAGGGATCGTAGTGGCTGTCGAAAATAAGGGCGCTCAGCGGATCTTCCGCGCTGCCTGTAGGCGCGGGTATTTTCGCGACGATGGCTTCAAACAGCTCGTCGATTCCGGTTCCCTGTTTCGCCGACACAGGAACGGCGAGATCCGGATCAAGGCCGAGATCGTGTTCGATCTGTTTCAGGGTTCCCGGAATGTCGGCGGCGGGAAGATCGATTTTATTTATAACGGGCAGTATTTCCAGATTGTGTTCGAGGGCGAGATACATGTTGGACAGGGTTTGGGACTCGACTCCCTGAGCGGCGTCGACGAGAAGAAGAGCGCCCTCGCAGGACGCGATAGCCCGCGAAACCTCGTAGGTAAAGTCCACATGGCCCGGAGTATCGACGAAATTAAGAAGGTAGCGTTTCCCGTCCGCGGCGACATACGGAATCGTCACCGCCTGGCTTTTTATCGTGATGCCCCGCTCCCGCTCGATGTCCATATTATCGGTCATCTGGGCATGATAAAACCGTTCGTCTACGACCTTCGCTTTTTCAATAAGGCGATCCGCGAGGGTCGATTTTCCATGATCAATGTGGGCTACGATGCAAAAGTTGCGAATAAGCTGGGGATCAGTCATATTCGCATGATATTAGAAATAAGATGGACTGTCCAGAGACGCGGAAAGGCCGATGAAGGCGTCCAGATAGCCGCTTTTCCGCCGTTTGGTGTACAGCTGGAGAGCGACGTATCCGTCTTTATGCTGAACGTCCAGATTGCGAATTTCAACGACGTCCTGCTCGGAAAAGCCCGATTCGTCGGCGACGCTTCCGCGCACAACGGAACGAACCATGTACTTTTTCGAGTTTCCGACGCGCTCAAGGTCCAGCCCCATTATCGGCAGAAGAGCCCGGTTTTCGATATCGCGCTCGAATATGAGCGAGCCCGGCCGTTCGGGGCGTTTATCCACCATGACGAACCAATCGCGGTATTCCTGTTCAAGTTCGCCGGTGAGCGCCGGAATGCCGGTAACCCGAACGATAGTGCCCGGGCGTTCGCGGATAAGCGCGTACTGGAGCTCCTCCAGGTTTTTGACCGGTTGTCCGTTCAAGGCGGTGACGACCGCTCCCTGCGGGATGCCGGCGATTTCCGCCGGTGAACCCGGAACCGAATACACGACGCTAACCCCGCCGGGCGCGGATGTCCCCGGAAGCGCGATGCTCTTTCCGTAGACTCCGAACCATGAATGCGAGACTTTGCCGCCCTCGTAGAGAACCGGGAGGATCACCCGCAGGTATTCGACGGGAATGGCGAAATTAAGACCTTCATAGGTTTCTATTCCGGCGAATACGACTGCCTGCACGAGGCCGGCTTCGTCGACGATGGGCCCTCCGGAATTGCCCTGATTTATCGGCGCGTCTATCTGAAGCACGCTTCCCAGAGACAGGAGCCGGCGATTCAGGGCCGAAACGATGCCGGAGGTGAGCGTCTGCTCGAGGCCGGCAGGCGAGCCGATTGCGTATATGCGATGGCCCGTCTTCAGTCCCGCGGACGAGCCGAGGCTGAATATGGCGGGAGGCTCGATCTCGACCTTCAACAATGCGAGGTCGAGAACCGGGTCCCATCCGATTACCCGAGCGGGTATGCGAAGATCGGGATCCTGCGGGGTTTTAACGTACAGCCTGGAATATCCCTCATAGGAGGGATCGACCTCGCTGGAAATTACATGGTAATTGGTAATCAAATATCCCCGCTGATCGATATAGAAGGCCGATCCGATGACGCGGTTCGCGTACCCTACCCCGCTCTCGATTTTCAAGCCCTGATCGACCCATACGGTTACGGTGCCCTTGATCATGCGGGACACGACTTCAGATGAAGGCGCGTCGTCCTCTGGAGTAGACGCAAGAGGAGCGTCGAGCTCGGACAAGGTGCGGTTTCCCTCGTTTTTCCAGGACTGGTTTCTTCCATTAATAAGCTGGCTTTCGGTCCACGCGTCGCTCTTCATTCCCAAAGCGGCAAGCGAGCGGTAATAGCGGATTGCGTCGCTCCAGCGGCCCGACTCCACAGCAAGATCGAGTTCGGAGCGGACCTTGCGAGATGCTTCGGAATACAGCGACTCGACGTCGGAATAGCCGGAGGAATTATCGACAAGGGCGCGGGCGCGGGCGAGAGCCTCGACCGGATGATCGGAGAGAACCTTTCTCGTCTTCTCGATCTCGTACTGAATCGCCCTGTCGTCGGCATAGCTTACATAATACGGTTTTTCGGGCGTCGAGAGGCATGATTGCAGAAGGACGGAAACGGCAGCTATCAATACGCCGGAGCGCATCCGCGCCGGAAAATGCTTATTCATCGGAGATCTCCACATAGGTATTCCCGCCTGAACGGAGCACGACGCATACGCGGCCGTCCTTCAGGACAATCGTAGTAACAACTGAAGAGCCGGCAGGGTTAAGGGATTTCATAATAGAGCCCGAAAGATTCCGCGCATCGGAAGGAATGGAACCGAGCCACCACAGATCCGCGGCGGGATCGCGGAGCACCGGAACTATTCTTTCGCCCCTGCGTACAGAACGGGGCTTTCCGTCGGCGAGGCTGACAACGACGGGATCGCCGTTTTCAGGATGAACGAAGGCAAGGGTTTCGCTTCCGTCTGTTTTTTTCTTCCAGGAAATTTCCGATAATCCGTCCTCGTCCGAGTCCCAGAATATCGACGTATTTCCCGCAGAATCGGCTTCCTCGCGATATTCCATCACCCTGTTCGCGTTCGAATCGATCTCGATCCGCGATATTCCGGTCGCGGGATCGGAGAACGCATGAGTCTCGAAATAGCCGTCGCCGTCGCGGTCGGTCATAGTGCGGACGGGATAGCCCTTTTCATAGGCGGTCCATGAATACACGAGGCTTCCCTCGCGGGATTCCGAAGTAAGGGGCACGCCGTTCTGCAGCGAAACGCGGGTTATACCGCCGGGACGGGACGGATCGGTTTGCGTAAAAAAGGCTGAATGCGCGACAAGGGCTGTTTCAGTCGGCACTGACGACGAGGATTCCGGACGGTAGATGACGAACGGAAAGAGCGAATCGACGAAGGACGGCGAGTACGAACGGACGGGCGCCCAGGAAAGGGAAAGAGGCTTGAGCATATATTCCCTGCCGGAAACGGCTACCGAACGTAGGCGGGGATATCTATCCCAGACAGCATCTCCCCTTCCTCCCGCGAACGAGGCGCGAACTGGCAAACCTCCGTCGCACTCAAGCTCGTAATCTGCCGCGCCGTCCTGGTTTTGATCGACGCTGATCGTTTGGGGAAGACCCAGACGGTAGGAGATCCGCGCATCGATTATGCCGTCTCCGTTGACGTCCTGAAGAATCGTTCCATCATAACCCTTCATCATCGTCTTGAAGCGGGCGACGGCGGAGGGAGATCCCTGCAGGCGCGCATACCGCTCGAGCAAATCAAGGGGAATTCCGGAAGAGCTCAAGGACGACAATTCGTCGAGAGCCTCCTCGGAGGAAATGAGTCCGTATTCAAGCGCGTCGACCGCGGAGAGGGGATTCGGATCATGTTCGAGGCGGTCGGTCCTTCCCATTCCCCGATAGATTCTGATGTACCGCTCGCGCGCCTCCGGATCATGCAGAAATGGAACCGCAAGCAGATACAGCTCGCGATTCTGATTTTCCCAAAGATAGAGGCGGTCCACGATTTTCGAGGCCAGGGCAGCCGCATCGGGAGTCGGCGAAAGAACGCGTTCCCGCGTCATAAAAAGAGCGGGAAAGCGCGAGTCGAAGGGCCAGCGCTCCAGGGCGGCGGATACAGACTCGCGGGCTTCCGGGATTCTCCCCGAGCCGTAGAGGGCGAAGGCTTTCACGTAATCGGCGTCCGCGGATGACCGATCGGAGACGAGAGACAAGAGCGAAAAGGCGTCGGAGTAGCGGAGGGTTTCCGCGTAGAACCGGGCGCAAAGCGTTCGGGCTTCAACCGGATCGTAGGCTCGCCAGACCATGCCCTCGGAGAGAGCGGCTTCCAGACGCGCGATGACATCGGCGCGGGGAGAATCCATGGCGATGAGGGAAAGCGCTTCTATGTAGGGAAAATCGGCGAGCGCGCGCTCGTACGACGAGCCCATCGCCGCGTGAAGAGAAGCGGAAGCGTAATCGGAACGGGATAGGGCCTCGACGGCTTTTTCAAGAAAGTTGACCGCGGTCGGAGACAACGGGCGCGAGGGAAAATCCGTACGAACCGCGGCGATAACCGGCTGAGCGGACGGTTCGGCAGGAGACTGAGAGTGCAACCCCGCAACACAGGCTGCGAGGAAAACGGCGGCGGAAAAAAAACGCCCTCTATTGCAGAAGCATTCAGCTGCGCCTTTTGTCGTCACTTGCCGGCAACCCCTCCGGATGCAGGACCGAAGCCGAGCATCGCGCGAATTTCCGCGTCGTCGAGAGTTTCTTTCCGAAGGAGCTCCTCGGAAAGCGCGTCTAGCTGGTCCCGATGACCGGATAATATATCTTCGGCCCGTTTCCGGGTTTCATCCAGTATTTTTCTCACTTCCGAGTCGATCTGCTTGGCGGTGTCCTCGGAAAATTCCCGATGCCGGGCTATTTCCTTTCCGATGAAAATCGGTTCCTCCTCCTGGCCCCAGGCGACGGCTCCGAGGGCGGAAGACATGCCGTATTCGCACACCATGCGGCGGGCAAGCTCGGTCGCCTGCTGAAGATCTGAGCGGGTTCCGGTCGTAGTTTCCCCGTACACGAGGGTTTCGGCGACGTAGCCGCCGTAGCAGATCGCGATGCGGTCGAGAATCCATCCCTTCGCGCGCGAATAGGAATCGTTTTCCGGAAGGGAGATGGCGACGCCGAGGGCCTGGCCTCGGGGAATAATCGTAACCTTATGCAGGGGATCGGCGAATTCGAGGTGATAATGCAGCAGGGCGTGTCCGGATTCATGGACAGCGGTCATGCGCCGGTCGCGCTCGGGCATCACCATCGAGCGGCGCGCCACGCCCATCAGAAGCTTGTCGCGAGCTTCCTCGAAATCCGCTGAATCGACTGTTTCCTTATCCTTGCGGGCGGCGAACAAAGCGGCTTCGTTCACCAGGTTCGCAAGATCGGCTCCGCTCATTCCGGGTGTCGCCCGCGCGAAGCGTTGAAGGTCGACTTCGGGGGACAGCGGTATTTTCGAAGCGTGTATGCGCAGGATCGCCTCGCGTTCGCGGATGTCGGGCATCGCGACCACGACCTGGCGGTCGAAGCGGCCGGGACGCAAAAGAGCCGGATCAAGCACGTCGGGGCGGTTCGTCGCCGCGAGAATAATGACGCCGTCCTTGGTTTCGAAGCCGTCCATCTCGACCAGCATTTGATTAAGGGTTTGTTCGCGCTCGTCGTGGCCGCCGCCGTATCCGGCCCCACGCGTGCGGCCTACGGCGTCGAGCTCGTCGATGAAAATGATGCAGGGCGCGTTCTTGCGTCCCTGTTCGAACAGATCGCGCACGCGGCTCGCGCCGACTCCGACGAACATTTCGACGAAATCGCTTCCGGAAATATTGAAATACGCGACGCCCGCCTCGCCGGCGACTGCGCGCGCAAGCATGGTTTTTCCGGTTCCCGGCATGCCGACCAGAAGAACGCCCTTGGGTATGCGGGCGCCCATCTTCACGAATTTCTGGGGATCGCGGAGAAACTGCACCACTTCCTGCAGTTCATGCTTCGCTTCTTCCTGGCCGGCAACGTCGGCGAAGGCGATCTTCTTGGAACCCTCGTACCGATGAGCCCGGCTTTTTCCGAATTGAAAGGCCTTGTTTCCCTGACCCTGATTCTGGCGCATCATCATGACGAGAAATACGATGAGGAGAATCGACGGTCCGAGCTGGAGCGCGTAGAACCAGAGCGATACCGGCGTTTTTCCGCCGGCAACGCGTACCTTGTGCTCTTCGAGCAAGCTGAGGAGAGCCGGATCGTCGTAGGGAATAGAGGTGACGAAGAGTCCTTCGCTGTTGCGGACTTCGCGCAGCACTCCCTGTATCCGCGACCCGTCGACTATTTTGACGGATTCGACCTGATCCTTCTGCACGCGGGAAATAAACTCGGAGTACGATATTTCGCGGCCGGTCTCGCGGCCGATGCCGGTAAAGAGGAACAGAAGAAAGGAGGCGACGGCGACGATGAAAATAATCAGAGCGAAGCGTCCGCCGGCGGGGGATTCGCTTCCGCCGCCGCGATTATCAGAATCTTTTAGTGCCATGATTTCCTCAGTGAGTTGTTATCAAGTCGGGGAAGCCGTACGGAGATCCCCAGACAGCGCGGACGGCGCCGCCCGCTTCGATGACCGGAATCGAATCCCGCAAGTGCATCGGGACGGCCCAGTCAGTATATATCTTTTTCAAAACTTTCCGCTTTCCGTCGGCCCTTACGACGACATCTCCCGGCTTGCGGGAACGGATGGTCAGCGGAAGGGGGAAAACACAGTCGAGAGAGCCGATTCTCGCACCCGATCCTTCAGGAACGATCGCGACTAGGCCGTGCGGCAGCTCGCATTCGCACGGACCGGATACCAGCACAGGATAGCCTCTTTTGGTATTGTGTACAATATCGGAACCGAAGAAAACCCCGCTCCGATCGGATATGAAACGCAGGCTGGATCCTGAAATCCGTACTGAAGAATGCGCTTCGGGGCGGGGAGAAGCGGCGATGGACATCAAGAGTTTCGCAGGAACCCGGTGAGAGGTTTGCAGCAAAGCGAGGCCCGCTTTCAGGAAACGCAGACGCCGGGCCGGATGAAGGGCATAAAAACGATCGGGGGAACACGTAAGTCCTGATACTTCAATTTTCCACTCAGGATATTCTGTCGCGGAAAAAAAGGATTCGTCCAGCTCGGCATGAAGGAGGCCCGTTTGCACGCCGGTGCGCCATCCGGGAAACTCGGAGTCGAGAAAGGGCATCAGCCGAGAACGTATGTGATTCCGCCTGTAGGAAATGTCCGCGTTCGTGGAGTCTTCCCGCCACCGGATGTTTTCGCGCCTCAGCCAGGACTCGATGTCGGAACGCTCTAGATGCAGCAGGGGACGAAAAAAGCGGCCGCGGATGGTCTGTATGCCGGCGCGCGAGCCGCCCTGCAGAAATCTCATGAGGACCGTTTCCAGCTGGTCCGAGGCTGTATGGGCGGTGAGAACCCATGATTGCGGGCGGGATTCCAGGCACCGCTGGAAAGCCTCGTACCGCAGATGCCGGGCGGCGTCCTCGATGCCCTTGCCGCGCAAGGCAGCGCAGGAGAAAACCGCTCCCTCAGCGAGAATTTCAGTTCGACAGGGAACGGGGGGACTGAGGGACGCGCAAAGCTCCACGACAAAGCGGAGGTCGCCGCCGCTTTCGCTTTCCGGACGCAGCCGATGATCGACGGTGACGGCTTCCAGAAGATACCCGAAGCGGCTCCGCAACGAATGGAGGATCATCAGCAAAAAAACCGAATCGGCTCCGCCGGATATCGCCACGATGAAGAGAACGCCCGCTAACGACGGCAAACCCGTATATTGCAGAAACCGCGATAGAGATTCCTCGACTGCTTTTTCCTGTACGCCCTGCATATGCCCGCTCTTGCTCATTCTTTACAGAATAGCAAAAAAAAAGAGTCCCCGAAAGGGGACTCCCTGCAATTGAAAGCGCTTTAGGGCGCTTCCCTCATGCGATCTTACTTCGCCATGCGGATGGTGGCGATGGTTTTTTCCTTGTCGGAAAGGATCTTCACGCCTTCGGGAAGAACAATGTCCTTCACATGGAGGGAATGATTCAGCTCGAGGTTTGAAACATCGACGATAGCCTTCTCGGGAAGGTTTCTCGGAAGACATTCGACTTCGATTTCCTTCGTTCCGTGTTCGAGAACGCCGCCCTGGCGGACGCCGACGGGAGCGCCGGAAAGCTTGACCTGGATCTTGGTGCGGAGAATCTTGCCGGCTTCGACTACGTAGAGATCGACGTGCTTGACCTGATCCTTGATGATATCGTACTGGACATCCTTGACGAAGGCCAGGACATCCTTGGCGCCGTCGAGGCTTACATCGATGATGGTACTCTCGGTAATGGTGGCGAAAAGCTTGGAGAATTCCAAAGCATCGATATCCACCATGGTGGACTTGCCTTCGCCGTTATACATGACGGCGGGAAGCCTTCCTTCCTGCCTCAGAGCCTTGGCGGGTCCCTTTCCCATTTTGGTGCGGGTTCGCGCGGACAATTTCTTTTCGTTCATGATGAACTCCTTTCATTGCGTGCCCCTTCCCCGATGCAGCGCATCAGGATCTGAGCCTCGCATGATAAATAGAAAGACCGCCTCAAAAAACGGGCGGTCTTACTGGGACGGAAGGATTCGAACCTTCGGAATGACGGTACCAAAAACCGTTGGCTTACCACTTGCCGACGTCCCACTGCAGTCGAACACGGCGGAATCCCGACGGCCAGACTAACACACTCAACAGCGGCAAATATATCAGGAAAGCATAATTATTACAAGTCGGCCGGGTCGGCGGCTACGGTTTCCTCGATATTCCCTGCTTCGAATTCCGCTAACACCTTATCCTGAAGCCGGGTTCTGAAATCGGGGCAAATGGGATGCGCGACATCCTTATATTCTCCGGTCCGGATCTTGCGGCTGGGCATGGCGATGAACATCCCCGTTTTCCCTTCGATGATTTTAACGTTGTGAATCACGAAGCAATTATCGAATGTAACGGTAACGTACGCTTTGAGTTTGCCTTCCGTTGCGACCTTTCGGATACGAATATCGGTTATGTCCATACTTTTAACTCCTTTGCAGTAGAAGCACCAGGCGCGGGAAAATACCCGTTTACCATTGTACTACTGCATTCGGCCGGACGCAAGCAAAAGAAATTGAAAGCTTTTTTCGAAACGGCAGGAGGCCGTCGTCCATGCATCGCGAGCCACCCGGGCGTCGTTAAAAAGCCCGTACACCGATGATCCCGACCCGCTCATGTCGGCAACGGCAGCACCGGCGGAAAGAAGAAGCTCCCGGGCTTCGCGAATGACCGGGTAGCGTTCCTCCAGAGGCGCGGTAAAACTATTTAAAAAACCCCATGACGCAGGACTCCCCGCGTAGCGGGAGGGAAGCTCGGAGAGAGGAGGAACCGAAGACAGTTCTGCCCTGCCGGCAGAACTCCACTCGTCCACCAGACGATAGCCCTCCGGAGTAGAGCTGTGAACTCCCGGCCAGATCAACACGCCGAACAAATCGGTTCTGGATCTGATAGGGCTGATCAGCTCGCCGCGTCCGGTAACCACTGCCGCGCCTCCGTAGATGAAGAAGGGAACGTCGCTTCCTACCCGGGAACCGATTTCCGCGAGAGAGGCCTGACTCAAACCGGTTCCGGCAAGCGAGTCGAGGGCGATCAATACCGAAGCGGCGTCGGAGGAACCGCCGCCGAGGCCGGCTCCCGAAGGAATTCGTTTTTCCAGATCAACCCGGACTCCGGCGGTGAAACCGGTCGCCTCCCGGAAATAACGGACTGCCCGGGTTACGGTGTTGTCGGGAGGCAGTTCCATTCCCCGGCAAGCAAAATCGCAGGAACCCTGTACGTCCGTCAGAGAGACGCGAAGCTTGTCTGAAAGCGAAATTGATTGAAAGATGCTTTCAATTCCATGAAAACCGTCGGCCCTCGGGGCAAGAACCCGCAGATGAAGATTCAGTTTCGCCGGAGCGAATATGTCGATTTGCTGTATACTCACAGTCCGCGATTATACAACACCCCCGGACTTTGTCAAATTTCAACTTTTTTTTGAAAGAAATTGCGAGAAATGGAAAAAAAACGTTTGCATAGTTGACATACATGAATGGTCTCAATTATGTTTCAAGGGAACCGCATAAATGCCCTCCCGGCATAATCACTGTAAACGGACGGGAAGAAAACGAATGCTTACCAACATTGATCTAGAACGGGATTCCACAAGAAAAACGTACGTTTTCGAAGATGCGTACGACGACTACGAAGACGACGACTTCGAAGACGACGCTCAAGACGACTTCGACGACTTCGGCGACGAGGAATCGTTTGACGATGAAAGCGACGACGACAGCGATTTCGACGACTTCGGCGAAGACGATGACTTCGGGGACGAGGACGACGATTTCGACTACGAGGACGACGACCTCGAGTACGACGATTTCGACGAGTAAAGCCGTTCTATCTGCAAAAAAAAGGCCTGTCCGCCGATGCGGGACAGGCTTTTTTCTTTATGAGCGCAGCTTGATGCGGACCGAACCGGCGCGCATCAGAGAGGTCTTATTCGGCAAGCAGATTCGGCGCGCCGAACCACAGCTTTTCCAGATCGTAAAAGCCGCGCGCCATAGGCGTCATCAGATGAACAATGACCGGACCGAGATCAATCAA from Teretinema zuelzerae carries:
- the lepA gene encoding translation elongation factor 4, whose protein sequence is MTDPQLIRNFCIVAHIDHGKSTLADRLIEKAKVVDERFYHAQMTDNMDIERERGITIKSQAVTIPYVAADGKRYLLNFVDTPGHVDFTYEVSRAIASCEGALLLVDAAQGVESQTLSNMYLALEHNLEILPVINKIDLPAADIPGTLKQIEHDLGLDPDLAVPVSAKQGTGIDELFEAIVAKIPAPTGSAEDPLSALIFDSHYDPYRGVIIHIRVFTGTIRPGETILFMNSKTEYKVEETGIFILKLVPSKELAAGDVGYIIAGIKTIEDVRVGDTITDADDPIAGPLPGFKEVKPVVFSSIYPMDTNEYDELREALEKLKLNDASLTWEKDSSIALGHGFRCGFLGLLHLEVVQERLEREFDQAVIFTAPSVAYKIHLRTGEEMMCDNPASYPDEGKIESSEEPYIRASIITPSQYLGNIMSLCVEKRGIQTNMQYLDQKRVEIVYEMPLAEVLFDFYDRLKSVSRGYASFDYDVIGFKPTDLCKIDILINSKPVDALSQLSFRGNAYDKARHVCEQLREEITRQQFKIAIQGAIGSQVIARETVNALRKDVLAKCYGGDISRKRKLLEKQKEGKKRMKMVGDVELPQSAFLAVLKTKDN
- a CDS encoding S1C family serine protease, translated to MNKHFPARMRSGVLIAAVSVLLQSCLSTPEKPYYVSYADDRAIQYEIEKTRKVLSDHPVEALARARALVDNSSGYSDVESLYSEASRKVRSELDLAVESGRWSDAIRYYRSLAALGMKSDAWTESQLINGRNQSWKNEGNRTLSELDAPLASTPEDDAPSSEVVSRMIKGTVTVWVDQGLKIESGVGYANRVIGSAFYIDQRGYLITNYHVISSEVDPSYEGYSRLYVKTPQDPDLRIPARVIGWDPVLDLALLKVEIEPPAIFSLGSSAGLKTGHRIYAIGSPAGLEQTLTSGIVSALNRRLLSLGSVLQIDAPINQGNSGGPIVDEAGLVQAVVFAGIETYEGLNFAIPVEYLRVILPVLYEGGKVSHSWFGVYGKSIALPGTSAPGGVSVVYSVPGSPAEIAGIPQGAVVTALNGQPVKNLEELQYALIRERPGTIVRVTGIPALTGELEQEYRDWFVMVDKRPERPGSLIFERDIENRALLPIMGLDLERVGNSKKYMVRSVVRGSVADESGFSEQDVVEIRNLDVQHKDGYVALQLYTKRRKSGYLDAFIGLSASLDSPSYF
- a CDS encoding tetratricopeptide repeat protein gives rise to the protein MTTKGAAECFCNRGRFFSAAVFLAACVAGLHSQSPAEPSAQPVIAAVRTDFPSRPLSPTAVNFLEKAVEALSRSDYASASLHAAMGSSYERALADFPYIEALSLIAMDSPRADVIARLEAALSEGMVWRAYDPVEARTLCARFYAETLRYSDAFSLLSLVSDRSSADADYVKAFALYGSGRIPEARESVSAALERWPFDSRFPALFMTRERVLSPTPDAAALASKIVDRLYLWENQNRELYLLAVPFLHDPEARERYIRIYRGMGRTDRLEHDPNPLSAVDALEYGLISSEEALDELSSLSSSGIPLDLLERYARLQGSPSAVARFKTMMKGYDGTILQDVNGDGIIDARISYRLGLPQTISVDQNQDGAADYELECDGGLPVRASFAGGRGDAVWDRYPRLRSVAVSGREYMLKPLSLSWAPVRSYSPSFVDSLFPFVIYRPESSSSVPTETALVAHSAFFTQTDPSRPGGITRVSLQNGVPLTSESREGSLVYSWTAYEKGYPVRTMTDRDGDGYFETHAFSDPATGISRIEIDSNANRVMEYREEADSAGNTSIFWDSDEDGLSEISWKKKTDGSETLAFVHPENGDPVVVSLADGKPRSVRRGERIVPVLRDPAADLWWLGSIPSDARNLSGSIMKSLNPAGSSVVTTIVLKDGRVCVVLRSGGNTYVEISDE
- the ftsH gene encoding ATP-dependent zinc metalloprotease FtsH encodes the protein MALKDSDNRGGGSESPAGGRFALIIFIVAVASFLLFLFTGIGRETGREISYSEFISRVQKDQVESVKIVDGSRIQGVLREVRNSEGLFVTSIPYDDPALLSLLEEHKVRVAGGKTPVSLWFYALQLGPSILLIVFLVMMMRQNQGQGNKAFQFGKSRAHRYEGSKKIAFADVAGQEEAKHELQEVVQFLRDPQKFVKMGARIPKGVLLVGMPGTGKTMLARAVAGEAGVAYFNISGSDFVEMFVGVGASRVRDLFEQGRKNAPCIIFIDELDAVGRTRGAGYGGGHDEREQTLNQMLVEMDGFETKDGVIILAATNRPDVLDPALLRPGRFDRQVVVAMPDIREREAILRIHASKIPLSPEVDLQRFARATPGMSGADLANLVNEAALFAARKDKETVDSADFEEARDKLLMGVARRSMVMPERDRRMTAVHESGHALLHYHLEFADPLHKVTIIPRGQALGVAISLPENDSYSRAKGWILDRIAICYGGYVAETLVYGETTTGTRSDLQQATELARRMVCEYGMSSALGAVAWGQEEEPIFIGKEIARHREFSEDTAKQIDSEVRKILDETRKRAEDILSGHRDQLDALSEELLRKETLDDAEIRAMLGFGPASGGVAGK
- the tilS gene encoding tRNA lysidine(34) synthetase TilS is translated as MSKSGHMQGVQEKAVEESLSRFLQYTGLPSLAGVLFIVAISGGADSVFLLMILHSLRSRFGYLLEAVTVDHRLRPESESGGDLRFVVELCASLSPPVPCRTEILAEGAVFSCAALRGKGIEDAARHLRYEAFQRCLESRPQSWVLTAHTASDQLETVLMRFLQGGSRAGIQTIRGRFFRPLLHLERSDIESWLRRENIRWREDSTNADISYRRNHIRSRLMPFLDSEFPGWRTGVQTGLLHAELDESFFSATEYPEWKIEVSGLTCSPDRFYALHPARRLRFLKAGLALLQTSHRVPAKLLMSIAASPRPEAHSSVRISGSSLRFISDRSGVFFGSDIVHNTKRGYPVLVSGPCECELPHGLVAIVPEGSGARIGSLDCVFPLPLTIRSRKPGDVVVRADGKRKVLKKIYTDWAVPMHLRDSIPVIEAGGAVRAVWGSPYGFPDLITTH
- a CDS encoding 50S ribosomal protein L25 — translated: MNEKKLSARTRTKMGKGPAKALRQEGRLPAVMYNGEGKSTMVDIDALEFSKLFATITESTIIDVSLDGAKDVLAFVKDVQYDIIKDQVKHVDLYVVEAGKILRTKIQVKLSGAPVGVRQGGVLEHGTKEIEVECLPRNLPEKAIVDVSNLELNHSLHVKDIVLPEGVKILSDKEKTIATIRMAK
- the spoVG gene encoding septation regulator SpoVG, coding for MDITDIRIRKVATEGKLKAYVTVTFDNCFVIHNVKIIEGKTGMFIAMPSRKIRTGEYKDVAHPICPDFRTRLQDKVLAEFEAGNIEETVAADPADL
- the ispE gene encoding 4-(cytidine 5'-diphospho)-2-C-methyl-D-erythritol kinase, with the translated sequence MSIQQIDIFAPAKLNLHLRVLAPRADGFHGIESIFQSISLSDKLRVSLTDVQGSCDFACRGMELPPDNTVTRAVRYFREATGFTAGVRVDLEKRIPSGAGLGGGSSDAASVLIALDSLAGTGLSQASLAEIGSRVGSDVPFFIYGGAAVVTGRGELISPIRSRTDLFGVLIWPGVHSSTPEGYRLVDEWSSAGRAELSSVPPLSELPSRYAGSPASWGFLNSFTAPLEERYPVIREARELLLSAGAAVADMSGSGSSVYGLFNDARVARDAWTTASCRFEKSFQFLLLASGRMQ